In the Leptotrichia sp. oral taxon 223 genome, TTATGAAAAATTAGAAGAAATTGCCAAGGAAATAAATGAAAACACATTGCTTGACGGAATCACGATAAGTGGAGGAGATCCGCTTTTTAATCCAGTGGATATGCTAAAAGTGCTGAAATTCCTGAAGAAAAAGACAAAAAAGAATATATGGCTTTATACAGGCTACACACTTGAACAGGTACGTGAAGATGAACTTAGGAGAAAATGCCTTGAGTATGTGGATGTCTTGGTGGATGGGCGGTTTGTGAAGGAGCTGTATGATCCGAAGCTGAAATTTAGAGGGAGCAGCAATCAGAGAATTATTAAAAAAGAGGATTTTTTTATTTAATTTTGAGGAAAATTTTTTTAATTTAGGGAACTTTTATTATAAAAGTTCTTTTTTCGGATAAAAACTAAAGTTATAGTTGTAAAAATTATAAAAAAATGATAAAATACAAAAAGCATGCTGATTAATTTCAGTAAATACTAAAAATAAACTAATCATTGTAACTACATAGATAATTTGTTATAAAACTAAAATAAAAACGGAGGAGCAGAATGACAGAATTGGAAAAATCAAAGGCGATTATTCAATACATTGCTGATGCCAAAAAGACGACGCCTGTGGAGCTTTACACAGATGAAGAAATAAAAAATTCTTATTCTTGTAAAGTAATCGGAAAAGAAGGGTTAAAGGCAGTTTTTGGAGATTGGGAAGAAATTGAGAAAATTATTAATGAGAATAATTTGTCAAATTATTATTTGAAAAATGACAGAAGAAATTCCGGCGTGCCTATGCTTGATATTAAAAATATTAATGCCAGAATTGAACCAGGAGTTTTTATACGTGATAAGGTAAGCATCGGGGACAGAGCTGTCGTTATGATGGGGGCAGTTATAAATATTGGTGCTGAAATTGGCGAAGGAACAATGATTGATATGAACGTTGTGCTTGGCGGACGTGCAAAAGTCGGAAGAAATTGCCATATTGGAGCAGGAGCGGTGCTTGCAGGAGTTATTGAGCCGCCTTCATCGGATCCGGTGGTTATTGAAGATGATGTCGTTGTTGGAGCAAATGCAGTTGTGCTGGAAGGCGTGAGAGTAGGAAAAGGTTCAGTTGTTGCGGCTGGGGCTATTGTTACGGAAAATGTGCCGGAAGGTGTAGTTGTGGCTGGAACACCTGCTAGAATCATAAAAGGTGTGGATGCGAAGACTGCTTCAAAGACAGAATTGGTTGATGCCTTGAGAAATATTTAGTATTTTTTTAGAAAAATAAATATAAAAAAGGTTTTATTAAATTTTTTTACACAGCTTTATAAGCAAAAACAAATTTGAAAGTGGTAAAATGACTTTGAAATAATAAATATCTGTATGATATGACTTTAAAATTGAATTTTAATTTTAGAATTGAAAATATTCAGCTTTAAAGAAATTTACTATTGTTTTAGATGTAGTTTATAAAAAATAATTATAGGAGGAAAAATGAAGAAATTATTACTAATAGGAGCAATTTTAGTAACGGGAGCAATTTCATTCGCTGATGCAAAATCAGATTACGAAAATGCAGTAAAATTAGCAGGGCAAAAGAAAGTTACAGAAGCTGTAAAAGTGCTGGAAGGTGTTGCAAAAAGCAATGATGCAGGATATGCGCAAAAAGCAAACTTAGAATTAGGAGCATATTATTTACAAAATAATAATATAACTAAGGCAAAACCTTATTTACAAGCAGCGTGGGGAAATGGACAATCTACAAGTGCTGAAGCTGTAGAAGCCGCTAGATTATTGTACTTAGTAGGAATTCAACAAAAAAATAAAGCAGAGGCTGAAAAATACATTCTTTGGACAGATGAAAAATCAGGCGGAAAAAATGCAGACATCGTATCAAGTCTAATTATTTTCTACTTTGATAACAATGAACAATCAAAAGGAACTGCAAGATACAATAAGGCAGTGCAATCTGCAAATAAAGATTTCGTAGCAGAAGTAAATTACAACATTGGGCAATACTACTTAACAAAAAATAATATATCCCAAGCTAAGTCATATTTACAAAAAGCATACACTGGAGCAACTGACCGTGTAAATGGAGCAGGAATTTTATTAGCAGAAATCGCTATAAATGAAAAAAAACCAGCAGAAGCTGAAAAATATTTACTAGACATGAATACAGCCGCAAAAGGTAAAAATGGACAAATCTTAGGAATGCTGGGAACTTATTACTTGCAGCAAAATAACCCTAAAAAAGCAGAAGAATATTTATCAAAAACAGTGGCTGCAGAGCCTAAAAATATAAGTGCAAAGATTTTATTGCTAGGAATTTATGAAGTACAAAACAACACTGCAAAGGTAAACTCAATTTATAGCCAAATAAAATCAGCTATACCAAAAGGTGCCAATAAGCAAATTGGAACTTACTTTGGAAGCGTAGGGGCAGCGGCATTATCTGAAAAATATCTGCAAAAAGCAATAACTGAAGATAAAGATAACAGTGCAAAAGTTATTTTAGGACAAGTTTATGCAGGACAAGGTAAAAAAGCTGAAGCAGTTAAAATTTTACAGGAAGCTGTAAATAACAAAGTAAACGGAGCATCAGAAATCTTGAAACAAGTTCAGGCAATGAAATAAATAAAATAAGAAATTGTAAACTACAAAATTATTTGATATAATTAGGCAAGGAATCTTGACTTTTAATGTTAAGGTAAATTGCCTATTTTTTTGGAAACTGTATAAAAAAAAATTAAATGAAAAAAAGGAAGTGAGAACAATAAATAAAAAAATAATACTATTAGGCTTAATAATAAGCAGTATAGCAGTAAATGCGGCAACTTATAAAACAGTAAGAGAAGCTGTAAAAGCCAATACTCCTGCAAAATCATCAAATACTCAAAATACAAAAACTGGCACAGTAAATGAAATTATTATTCCAAAAGGCTTAAAACCAGGAGATA is a window encoding:
- the dapD gene encoding 2,3,4,5-tetrahydropyridine-2,6-dicarboxylate N-acetyltransferase; the encoded protein is MTELEKSKAIIQYIADAKKTTPVELYTDEEIKNSYSCKVIGKEGLKAVFGDWEEIEKIINENNLSNYYLKNDRRNSGVPMLDIKNINARIEPGVFIRDKVSIGDRAVVMMGAVINIGAEIGEGTMIDMNVVLGGRAKVGRNCHIGAGAVLAGVIEPPSSDPVVIEDDVVVGANAVVLEGVRVGKGSVVAAGAIVTENVPEGVVVAGTPARIIKGVDAKTASKTELVDALRNI
- a CDS encoding lipopolysaccharide assembly protein LapB — translated: MKKLLLIGAILVTGAISFADAKSDYENAVKLAGQKKVTEAVKVLEGVAKSNDAGYAQKANLELGAYYLQNNNITKAKPYLQAAWGNGQSTSAEAVEAARLLYLVGIQQKNKAEAEKYILWTDEKSGGKNADIVSSLIIFYFDNNEQSKGTARYNKAVQSANKDFVAEVNYNIGQYYLTKNNISQAKSYLQKAYTGATDRVNGAGILLAEIAINEKKPAEAEKYLLDMNTAAKGKNGQILGMLGTYYLQQNNPKKAEEYLSKTVAAEPKNISAKILLLGIYEVQNNTAKVNSIYSQIKSAIPKGANKQIGTYFGSVGAAALSEKYLQKAITEDKDNSAKVILGQVYAGQGKKAEAVKILQEAVNNKVNGASEILKQVQAMK
- the nrdG gene encoding anaerobic ribonucleoside-triphosphate reductase activating protein, producing MNKVKVKALEKNLKNDFTLRLLMTYKETIVDGVGLRYSLYFAGCSHACPGCHNEYSWNPNHGNVLTYEKLEEIAKEINENTLLDGITISGGDPLFNPVDMLKVLKFLKKKTKKNIWLYTGYTLEQVREDELRRKCLEYVDVLVDGRFVKELYDPKLKFRGSSNQRIIKKEDFFI